In a genomic window of Chrysiogenia bacterium:
- a CDS encoding ABC transporter permease has product MARGSTGRGRASLWIGAVIVGVLALIALAAPWLSSYDPTMPDLAGELAGPGAAHLLGQDELGRDLWARLAMGSRVSLSIGLAVVFVSSLVGTLLGGLCGYRGGLWDSALMRVIDVLQAFPGILLAIALAYGLGPGYLNVVFALSVLGWVGYARLVRGQVLQIREEEFVQAARAVGVPDLQILIRHIYPNLLGPLAVQCTFGLAAAILSESSLAFLGLGVQGVPSWGAMLDGGTDFLLVAPHVAFFPGAALFATILAFNFLGDGLRDLLDVKGRA; this is encoded by the coding sequence ATGGCGCGCGGCAGTACCGGAAGGGGACGCGCCTCGCTGTGGATCGGCGCGGTGATTGTCGGCGTGCTCGCGCTCATTGCGCTTGCCGCGCCCTGGCTCTCTTCGTACGACCCGACGATGCCCGACCTTGCCGGTGAGCTTGCCGGTCCCGGCGCGGCGCATTTGCTGGGCCAGGACGAGCTCGGCCGCGACCTGTGGGCGCGCCTTGCCATGGGATCTCGCGTGTCTCTTTCCATCGGCCTTGCAGTCGTGTTCGTGAGCTCGCTCGTCGGCACGCTGCTGGGCGGTCTGTGCGGCTATCGCGGCGGCCTGTGGGACAGCGCGCTCATGCGCGTCATTGACGTGCTGCAAGCCTTCCCCGGCATCCTGCTGGCCATTGCGCTGGCCTATGGGCTGGGCCCCGGATACCTCAACGTGGTCTTCGCGCTCTCGGTGCTCGGCTGGGTTGGATACGCGCGCCTTGTACGCGGGCAGGTCCTCCAGATTCGCGAGGAGGAATTCGTGCAGGCCGCGCGCGCCGTGGGGGTACCCGACCTGCAAATCCTGATTCGGCACATCTATCCCAACCTGCTCGGGCCGCTCGCCGTGCAGTGCACCTTCGGCCTTGCCGCCGCAATTCTCTCGGAGAGCTCGCTGGCCTTCCTGGGCCTTGGCGTGCAGGGGGTTCCGAGCTGGGGTGCCATGCTCGATGGCGGCACCGACTTCCTGCTCGTCGCTCCCCACGTGGCGTTCTTTCCCGGCGCCGCGCTCTTTGCGACCATCCTTGCCTTCAACTTTCTGGGAGACGGCCTGCGCGACCTGCTGGATGTAAAGGGCCGGGCTTAG
- a CDS encoding ABC transporter substrate-binding protein, which translates to MRFPEKSRSLRSRLALAVGALALALWGCQSAGGTHEAQLRIALESFPTNLDPRLATDAYSYDLIETLYNGLVRPAGTGGFEPDLAESLTQPDPRTFEITVREGVHFHDGSTLSASDVLCTYRSVMDPLGDSPVRASFDPIQGIEVIDALHLRIRLREPIAAFRDAMTLPILPCALIRADHDFRAAPVGTGFLKFVKSQPPSFIDLEPNADYFRGKTQLPAVRFRNVPNPTTRVLSLMHGDIDLSMNNVSALYVDYLRKKKNLTIQTTPGTNFTYVGFNLQDPVLRDVRVRRAIAHGIDREELVKYRKRGLADLAHAILPHGHWAELKDGPRYDYDPEKARALLDEAGYPEPAGGGPRLKLLYKTSQNKDALRNIEVIRQRLSQIGIEIEIQSYEWGTFFDQIKRGNFQLYSLSWIGVTDPDFYFSVFHSDQTPENGGRNRGRYSNPEVDRLFEQARTQMDQEKRADLYRQAQRILAEDLPYLPLWHERNVAIVSNRVGGFTLDTLASFRALESAYLEEAR; encoded by the coding sequence TTGCGCTTTCCTGAAAAATCTCGATCTCTGCGCTCGCGGCTGGCTCTGGCGGTCGGCGCACTGGCGCTTGCGCTCTGGGGCTGCCAGAGCGCCGGGGGCACCCACGAAGCGCAGCTTCGGATCGCGCTGGAGAGTTTTCCCACCAACCTCGACCCGCGCCTTGCGACCGACGCCTATTCCTACGACCTGATTGAGACGCTCTATAACGGGCTCGTGCGTCCGGCCGGCACCGGCGGTTTCGAGCCCGATCTGGCCGAGAGCCTCACCCAGCCCGACCCGCGCACCTTCGAGATCACCGTGCGAGAGGGTGTCCATTTTCACGACGGCAGCACGCTGAGCGCCTCGGACGTGCTGTGCACCTACCGCAGCGTGATGGACCCGCTGGGTGACTCGCCGGTGCGCGCAAGCTTCGATCCCATCCAGGGCATCGAGGTGATCGACGCGCTCCACCTGCGCATCCGTCTTCGCGAGCCCATCGCCGCATTCCGTGACGCCATGACCCTGCCGATCCTGCCCTGCGCACTTATTCGCGCGGATCATGACTTTCGAGCAGCGCCGGTCGGGACGGGCTTTCTAAAATTCGTGAAAAGCCAGCCGCCTTCGTTCATCGATCTCGAACCCAACGCAGACTACTTCCGCGGCAAGACGCAGCTTCCTGCCGTGCGCTTTCGCAACGTGCCCAACCCGACGACGCGGGTGCTCTCGCTCATGCACGGCGACATCGACCTGTCCATGAACAACGTCTCGGCGCTCTACGTGGATTATCTTCGCAAGAAGAAGAACCTCACCATCCAGACCACGCCGGGAACGAACTTCACCTACGTGGGATTCAACCTGCAGGACCCGGTTCTCAGGGACGTGCGCGTTCGCCGCGCCATCGCCCACGGCATCGACCGCGAGGAACTGGTGAAGTATCGAAAGCGCGGGCTTGCCGATCTGGCGCACGCCATCCTGCCGCACGGTCACTGGGCGGAGCTCAAGGATGGGCCGCGCTACGACTACGACCCGGAGAAGGCCCGCGCGCTGCTCGACGAGGCCGGCTATCCCGAGCCCGCCGGCGGGGGGCCGCGGCTCAAACTCCTCTACAAGACTTCCCAGAACAAGGACGCCCTGCGCAACATCGAAGTGATACGCCAACGCCTCTCACAGATCGGCATCGAGATCGAGATCCAGTCCTACGAGTGGGGCACCTTCTTCGACCAGATCAAGCGCGGAAACTTTCAGCTCTACTCGCTCTCGTGGATCGGCGTGACCGATCCCGACTTCTATTTCTCGGTCTTTCACTCGGATCAGACACCGGAGAATGGCGGGCGCAATCGCGGGCGCTACAGCAATCCCGAAGTCGACCGGCTCTTTGAGCAGGCCCGCACGCAGATGGACCAGGAAAAGCGCGCCGATCTTTACCGGCAGGCCCAGCGCATCCTCGCCGAGGACCTGCCGTATCTGCCGCTCTGGCATGAGCGCAACGTGGCCATTGTCTCCAATAGAGTAGGGGGCTTTACCCTCGACACGCTGGCAAGCTTCCGGGCGCTTGAGAGCGCCTACCTTGAGGAGGCACGCTGA
- a CDS encoding ABC transporter permease, producing the protein MAYLARRLLYAIPIAWAVATIVFFFIHLLPGDPEEILLGEQASTASLASLRAEHHLDEPIAAQYAYFMGDLLRGDLHHSIAYDRPVAELIGERWPATAQLALLAILFSLLISLPLGTIAALRAGKLADQAAMTASLVGISMPSFWLGPLLIIIFSIHLGWLPVSGADARGAIILPALTLGTAMAAILSRMVRAQMLETLSQDYLRTARAKGLAPRIIVIKHALRNALLPVLTVVGIQLGVLLSGAIITEKIFSWPGLGSLLLQGISQRDYPVVQGCVLSISLIYVGVNLITDLLYGVLDPRIRLEGQ; encoded by the coding sequence ATGGCTTACCTTGCGCGCCGCCTGCTCTATGCCATTCCCATTGCCTGGGCCGTGGCGACCATTGTGTTTTTCTTCATCCACCTGTTGCCCGGCGATCCCGAGGAGATTCTGCTGGGCGAGCAGGCGAGCACCGCTTCGCTGGCGAGCCTGCGCGCCGAGCACCACCTGGATGAGCCCATCGCCGCGCAATACGCCTACTTCATGGGCGATCTGCTTCGCGGGGACCTGCATCACTCGATCGCCTACGACCGCCCGGTTGCCGAACTCATCGGCGAGCGCTGGCCCGCCACGGCGCAGCTCGCGCTGCTGGCGATCTTATTCTCGCTACTCATCTCACTGCCGCTTGGAACCATCGCGGCGCTTCGCGCAGGCAAGCTCGCCGACCAGGCGGCCATGACCGCCTCGCTCGTCGGCATCTCGATGCCCTCGTTCTGGCTGGGACCGCTGCTCATCATCATCTTCAGCATCCACCTGGGATGGCTACCCGTCTCGGGCGCCGACGCACGGGGGGCGATCATTCTGCCGGCGCTCACCCTCGGCACGGCGATGGCGGCCATTCTCTCGCGCATGGTACGCGCCCAGATGCTTGAGACTCTCTCGCAGGACTACCTTCGCACGGCGCGGGCCAAGGGCCTTGCGCCGCGGATCATCGTGATCAAGCACGCGCTGCGCAACGCGCTGCTGCCGGTGCTCACCGTGGTGGGCATTCAGCTCGGCGTGCTGCTCTCTGGCGCAATCATCACCGAGAAAATCTTCTCGTGGCCGGGCCTCGGATCCCTGCTGCTGCAGGGCATTTCCCAGCGCGACTACCCGGTGGTGCAGGGCTGCGTGCTGAGTATCTCGCTTATCTACGTCGGCGTGAACCTGATCACCGACCTGCTCTATGGAGTGCTCGACCCGCGCATCCGACTGGAGGGGCAGTAA